A window from Tenacibaculum singaporense encodes these proteins:
- a CDS encoding serine hydrolase has product MKRLAYLLVLIITFSCTNKKPTTFKSLKITQIANYLDSLDGFSGAVLIAKNDSIIFKKAYGYAHIGHKVKNNTKTKFSYASIGKSFTAVAIFQLIQEGKLSLQDNIGKYLPNYANKVARDSVTIELLLKHRSGLPNYFHSEKFLNTSKEQFRTMESLTNLYENEPLEFKPNQQFAYRNTNYIILGRIIEAITKIPYEKYIEEHIFSIANMKNTGNYDIDLTIENAAENYTLSDLFPNQLQKTIFMGSVKGSPAGGGYSNVDDLYQFSKAFKNNKLLDTKYTNMMKNNPKNDWYGYGMQFAGAKNSGIYGHSGGHYGTGAEWRIFEKQNYTVILLTNKDLDQGFFDARFFIEKTISGTTPKLDNYFFTKDVAKICLNQGLQQAKKVVKNSNFKLSQINLNAKGYEMIKRGFYKKAIDLFTLEVFSFPESYDAYDSLGEAYMKNGQIRKAIKNYQKSLEINPENLNGKEKLGKLLAMNN; this is encoded by the coding sequence ATGAAGAGATTAGCCTACTTACTTGTACTTATAATAACTTTTTCTTGTACTAATAAAAAACCTACTACTTTTAAAAGTCTAAAAATAACTCAAATTGCTAACTATTTAGATTCTTTAGATGGATTCAGCGGAGCAGTTTTAATTGCTAAAAATGATAGCATCATATTCAAGAAAGCATATGGATATGCACACATAGGACACAAAGTAAAAAACAATACTAAGACTAAGTTTTCGTATGCTTCTATTGGTAAATCATTCACTGCAGTTGCCATATTTCAATTAATACAAGAAGGAAAATTATCGTTACAAGATAACATTGGAAAATACCTTCCCAATTATGCTAATAAAGTAGCAAGAGACTCCGTAACCATAGAATTATTACTAAAGCATAGAAGTGGGCTACCTAACTACTTTCATTCAGAAAAGTTCTTAAATACCTCTAAAGAACAATTCAGAACTATGGAAAGTCTTACAAACTTATACGAAAATGAGCCTTTAGAATTTAAGCCAAACCAACAATTTGCTTATAGAAACACCAATTATATTATTCTTGGTAGAATTATAGAAGCCATTACTAAGATACCTTATGAAAAATATATAGAGGAGCATATTTTTTCAATAGCAAACATGAAAAATACGGGTAATTATGATATTGATCTCACTATTGAAAACGCAGCTGAAAACTATACACTTTCGGATCTTTTCCCTAATCAATTACAGAAAACTATTTTTATGGGATCTGTAAAAGGAAGTCCTGCAGGTGGCGGTTACTCTAACGTAGATGATTTGTATCAATTTTCTAAAGCATTTAAAAATAATAAACTACTAGATACGAAATATACCAATATGATGAAAAATAATCCAAAAAATGATTGGTATGGGTACGGAATGCAGTTTGCGGGTGCTAAAAACTCTGGAATTTATGGACATAGTGGTGGACATTATGGTACCGGTGCAGAATGGAGGATTTTTGAAAAGCAAAATTACACTGTTATACTTTTAACTAACAAAGATTTAGATCAAGGTTTTTTTGACGCTCGCTTTTTTATAGAGAAAACTATTTCAGGTACCACACCTAAGTTAGATAATTACTTTTTCACTAAAGATGTAGCTAAAATATGTTTAAATCAAGGGCTTCAACAAGCCAAAAAAGTAGTTAAAAACTCAAACTTCAAACTTTCTCAAATTAACTTGAATGCTAAAGGTTATGAAATGATAAAAAGAGGTTTTTATAAAAAAGCTATTGACTTATTTACACTTGAAGTATTTTCTTTTCCTGAATCGTATGACGCATACGACTCTTTAGGAGAAGCATATATGAAAAACGGACAAATAAGAAAAGCTATAAAAAATTATCAAAAGAGTTTAGAAATAAACCCTGAGAACTTAAATGGAAAGGAGAAGTTAGGCAAATTATTGGCTATGAATAATTAG
- a CDS encoding HU family DNA-binding protein, translated as MNKSDLIDAMAADAGISKAAAKAALDSLTDNVTKTLKKGDKVALVGWGTWSVSKRAARTGRNPQTGKEIKIAAKNVVKFKAGAGLSNSVN; from the coding sequence ATGAACAAATCAGATTTAATCGATGCGATGGCTGCTGATGCAGGAATTTCAAAAGCTGCTGCTAAAGCTGCATTAGACTCTTTAACTGATAACGTAACAAAAACTTTAAAGAAAGGTGATAAAGTTGCTTTAGTTGGATGGGGAACTTGGTCTGTTTCTAAGAGAGCTGCTAGAACTGGTAGAAACCCTCAAACAGGAAAAGAAATTAAGATTGCTGCTAAAAATGTAGTTAAGTTTAAAGCTGGTGCTGGTTTAAGCAATTCAGTAAACTAA
- a CDS encoding DUF493 family protein, with the protein MQDREAFYAKLKSQLEDTTTFPAKYLYKFIVPTDGNQVQEVQDLFDNGGAVIDTKKSKTGKYVSVSIHITVKSSDEVISYYKKAEAIKGIISL; encoded by the coding sequence ATGCAAGATAGAGAAGCTTTTTATGCAAAGTTAAAATCACAATTAGAAGATACTACAACGTTTCCTGCTAAATATTTATATAAATTTATAGTTCCTACCGATGGTAATCAAGTACAAGAGGTACAAGACTTATTTGATAATGGTGGAGCTGTTATTGATACCAAAAAATCTAAAACAGGAAAGTATGTAAGTGTATCAATACATATAACGGTTAAAAGTTCAGACGAGGTTATTTCATACTATAAAAAGGCAGAAGCTATTAAAGGAATTATTTCTTTGTAA
- a CDS encoding ZIP family metal transporter, with protein sequence MSYFLLIISVLVGVLFVFTLKPSNTFVRLLLAFSGAYLLSVTILHLLPEVYHHTDNTKLVGILILVGIIIQSVLESFSKGAEHGHIHLHSDSSKFPWLLFVSLCIHAFSEGLPIHHADDNLLWAIIVHKIPIAIVLTTFLLHAKYSKKTIFFFLTVFALMSPLGILVSNKVPLVEQYHTEITALIVGVFLHISTIILFESTENHKFNYKKFAAIILGILLTIFSMHQPH encoded by the coding sequence ATGAGTTACTTTTTACTAATTATTTCTGTTTTAGTAGGTGTTTTATTCGTTTTTACACTAAAACCTAGTAATACCTTCGTTCGTTTGTTATTAGCCTTTAGTGGCGCTTATTTACTTTCGGTAACTATTTTACATTTATTACCCGAAGTATATCACCATACTGATAACACAAAATTAGTCGGTATCTTAATTTTGGTAGGAATCATCATTCAATCAGTATTAGAATCATTCTCTAAAGGTGCTGAACACGGACATATACATTTACATTCTGACTCGTCTAAATTTCCTTGGTTACTTTTTGTAAGTTTATGTATTCATGCTTTTTCTGAAGGATTACCAATTCATCATGCTGATGATAACTTATTATGGGCAATTATTGTACATAAAATTCCTATTGCAATCGTTTTAACTACCTTTTTGTTACATGCAAAGTATTCTAAAAAAACGATTTTTTTCTTTTTAACGGTGTTTGCATTAATGAGTCCTTTAGGTATTTTAGTATCTAACAAAGTTCCTTTAGTAGAACAATACCATACAGAAATTACAGCTTTAATAGTTGGGGTATTTTTACATATTTCAACCATTATTCTTTTTGAAAGCACTGAAAATCACAAATTCAACTATAAAAAGTTTGCTGCTATTATTTTAGGAATATTACTAACTATCTTCTCTATGCACCAACCCCATTGA
- a CDS encoding DUF4242 domain-containing protein: MPKYVIERELLGAGELSSDQLKEISQTSCDVLNELGPKIQWVHSYITDNKIYCIYNAPSESKIREHAEKGGFPINNINKVSTIIDPVTAK, translated from the coding sequence ATGCCTAAATATGTTATTGAACGGGAGCTTTTAGGAGCTGGTGAATTATCTTCAGACCAACTAAAAGAAATTTCACAGACATCTTGTGATGTATTGAATGAACTAGGCCCAAAAATACAATGGGTTCATAGTTATATTACAGATAATAAAATATACTGTATTTATAATGCACCTAGCGAATCAAAAATTCGTGAGCATGCTGAAAAAGGAGGATTTCCTATAAATAATATCAATAAAGTTTCAACTATTATTGATCCAGTTACAGCTAAGTAA
- a CDS encoding pentapeptide repeat-containing protein: protein MKNIVTVIGLLFCFSTAFAQKTISASDIMRDVKNGKAIEISNATIKGTLDFTFMDEALPKLPKRKSWWNNGGSNTIEKQITNKVSFVNCVFDDDVLAYIPHEKSGYTFVANFEDIVVFKDCTFEQKAMFKYSDFEKNTNFSNTKFKGDSTFKYAKFDRDITFENTSFEEPATFKYADFKRFVSFKNSVFNESAIFKYTEFKDGVSFRNVKFEEDLNIKYTKVSGEFDITGMEVAFDIDSKYTKINGKSFNKYLMKR, encoded by the coding sequence ATGAAAAATATAGTTACTGTTATCGGTCTTTTATTCTGCTTTTCAACTGCTTTTGCGCAAAAAACTATAAGTGCATCAGATATTATGAGAGATGTAAAAAACGGAAAAGCAATAGAAATTTCAAACGCCACTATTAAAGGTACATTAGACTTTACTTTTATGGATGAGGCTTTACCTAAATTGCCTAAAAGAAAAAGCTGGTGGAATAATGGAGGTTCAAACACTATTGAAAAACAAATTACCAATAAAGTTTCTTTTGTAAATTGTGTTTTTGATGATGATGTTTTAGCTTACATTCCTCATGAAAAAAGTGGATATACGTTTGTAGCTAATTTTGAAGATATTGTTGTATTTAAAGATTGTACTTTTGAACAAAAAGCAATGTTTAAATATTCAGATTTTGAAAAGAACACAAACTTTTCTAATACCAAGTTTAAAGGTGATTCAACATTTAAGTATGCTAAATTTGACAGAGACATTACTTTCGAAAACACCTCTTTTGAAGAGCCAGCTACATTTAAATATGCAGATTTTAAACGTTTTGTAAGCTTTAAAAACTCTGTTTTCAATGAAAGTGCTATTTTTAAATATACTGAATTTAAAGACGGAGTATCATTTAGAAATGTAAAATTTGAAGAAGACTTGAATATTAAATATACCAAAGTATCAGGAGAGTTTGACATTACTGGAATGGAAGTAGCTTTTGATATAGACTCTAAATACACTAAAATAAACGGAAAAAGTTTTAATAAGTATTTAATGAAAAGATAA
- the fmt gene encoding methionyl-tRNA formyltransferase, producing MRDLRIAFMGTPDFAATILQHLVENDYNVVGVITAPDKPAGRGRKLNQSAVKKYALSQNLPILQPKNLKNEEFQENLKKWDANLQVVVAFRMLPKSVWALPEYGTFNLHASLLPEYRGAAPINWAIINGETKTGVTTFFIDDKIDTGEIILQSEVVIKEDEIVGELHDRLMHLGAKLVAETLDLIAKGNVTTTKQPELEEKSAPKLYPHNCKIDWSKSLNDIYNHIRGLNPYPAAWTIIVNGDDELSAKIYGVSKDPTSHNLEVGTIVTSKKELKIAVTDGYLNIHQIKISGKKLMDAQSLLNGYQFKKEAKVL from the coding sequence ATGAGAGATTTACGCATCGCTTTTATGGGAACTCCTGATTTTGCTGCTACCATTTTACAGCATTTAGTGGAGAATGATTATAATGTAGTAGGAGTTATTACTGCTCCAGATAAACCTGCTGGTAGAGGTCGTAAGCTTAATCAGTCTGCTGTAAAAAAATATGCACTTTCTCAAAACCTACCTATTCTTCAACCTAAAAATCTAAAGAATGAAGAATTCCAAGAAAATTTAAAAAAGTGGGATGCTAACTTACAAGTAGTTGTTGCTTTTAGAATGTTACCTAAATCCGTTTGGGCACTACCAGAATATGGTACTTTTAATTTACATGCTTCATTATTACCAGAATATCGTGGTGCTGCCCCTATTAACTGGGCAATTATAAATGGCGAAACCAAAACAGGTGTTACTACCTTCTTTATTGATGATAAAATTGATACTGGTGAAATTATCCTACAAAGTGAAGTAGTAATTAAAGAAGATGAAATTGTTGGTGAGTTACACGACAGATTAATGCACTTAGGAGCTAAACTAGTTGCTGAAACTTTAGACTTAATTGCTAAAGGAAATGTTACAACAACTAAACAACCTGAATTAGAAGAAAAGTCTGCTCCAAAATTATATCCTCATAACTGTAAGATAGATTGGTCTAAATCTTTAAATGATATTTATAATCATATTCGCGGATTAAATCCATATCCTGCTGCTTGGACTATCATTGTAAACGGAGATGATGAACTTTCAGCTAAAATATACGGAGTTAGTAAAGACCCTACTTCTCATAATCTTGAGGTTGGTACTATTGTCACCTCAAAAAAAGAGTTAAAAATTGCTGTTACAGATGGTTACTTAAATATTCATCAAATTAAAATTTCTGGTAAAAAATTAATGGATGCTCAGAGTTTATTAAACGGTTATCAATTCAAAAAAGAAGCAAAAGTGCTGTAG
- a CDS encoding MarR family winged helix-turn-helix transcriptional regulator, whose translation MKFNTPTTTVLYSIEETIKAYRKLSQHNISQVVPDITVDQALILLLLENNDKTQTEIADLVFKDYASMTRIVKLMISKNYLIKTTDRKDKRKAKLEITDQGKEIIKKLSPIIQKNRQTALNNVSYEELEQLYKILKKITKNCNS comes from the coding sequence ATGAAATTTAATACTCCAACAACAACCGTACTTTACTCTATAGAGGAAACTATAAAAGCATATCGTAAACTAAGTCAACATAATATATCACAGGTTGTTCCTGATATTACTGTAGACCAAGCATTAATTTTATTGTTATTAGAAAATAACGATAAAACTCAAACGGAAATTGCCGATTTAGTTTTTAAAGACTATGCTTCTATGACGCGTATAGTGAAACTAATGATATCTAAAAACTATTTAATTAAAACAACGGATAGAAAAGACAAGCGAAAGGCTAAGTTAGAAATTACAGATCAAGGAAAGGAAATTATAAAAAAACTAAGTCCGATAATACAAAAAAACAGACAAACTGCCTTAAATAATGTGTCCTACGAAGAGTTAGAACAATTATACAAAATTTTAAAAAAAATAACTAAAAATTGCAATTCTTAA
- a CDS encoding class I SAM-dependent methyltransferase — MNTTTDWFTSWFNTPYYHILYKHRNDADAQFFMRNITSFLQLPKLSRIADLPCGKGRHAVYLNSLGYDVVGGDLSENSIEHAKQFENDTLHFEVWDMRKPIESKYDAVFNLFTSFGYFEDDNEDIAVLKSIKNGLKENGVFVLDFLNVEKVKNTLVKEEVKTIDGIEFNIKKEIKDGFILKHISFTAEGKSHSYTERVKFLTLEKLQSYFDSVGLQVTHIFGDYNLNEFKSQSSDRLIIVAK; from the coding sequence ATGAATACAACAACAGATTGGTTTACTTCGTGGTTTAATACACCATACTATCATATTTTATACAAGCATAGAAACGATGCCGATGCACAGTTTTTTATGCGTAATATCACTTCTTTTTTACAACTACCTAAGTTAAGTCGTATTGCTGATTTACCCTGTGGAAAAGGGCGTCATGCAGTATACTTAAACTCATTGGGGTATGACGTTGTGGGAGGTGATTTAAGCGAAAATAGCATTGAACATGCCAAACAGTTTGAAAATGACACACTTCATTTTGAAGTTTGGGATATGCGAAAGCCTATTGAAAGTAAATATGATGCTGTATTTAACCTCTTTACCAGTTTTGGTTACTTTGAAGATGATAATGAAGACATTGCTGTTTTAAAAAGTATTAAAAACGGATTAAAAGAAAACGGTGTATTTGTGTTGGACTTCTTAAATGTAGAAAAGGTAAAAAACACACTAGTAAAAGAAGAAGTAAAAACTATTGACGGCATTGAATTCAATATTAAAAAAGAGATCAAAGACGGATTTATCTTAAAACATATTTCTTTTACTGCTGAAGGAAAATCACACTCGTATACTGAACGTGTAAAATTTTTAACTTTAGAAAAACTACAATCATATTTTGATAGTGTCGGCTTACAAGTAACGCATATTTTTGGCGATTACAATCTTAATGAGTTTAAGTCACAATCTTCTGACCGCTTAATTATTGTTGCTAAATGA
- a CDS encoding RecQ family ATP-dependent DNA helicase, with translation MYDKSLQILKHYWGYTSFRKPQQEIITEVLAGNNVVALLPTGGGKSICFQVPALVKEGICIVISPLVALMQDQVANLIDKGIKATLIPSGSTQDDIITLFDNIRFGNTKFLYISPERLQSRFIQEKIKQLDVNLIAIDEAHCISEWGHDFRPSYQEITILKELLPTIPIIALTATAAQKVISDIISSLELEKPTIFKKSFFRENLAYQIFKTEDKLGKLNQIFTKTKAPSIIYVNTRSKTKEISSYLNANGFKSSFYHGGLSPVEKKLAFNNWMTEKTPIIVATNAFGMGIDKPNVRVVVHLNLPSSIENYIQEAGRGGRDGVKSFSVVLTNDSDISLSSELLEKSLPTIDEIKTIHQKLYQHFQIAKGELIETAYDFNFLGFCNKYNFIPNKTFNALQILNNNGIIELNHSFQQKSTVQFLASSKQVISHTNQNSQIKNFVQQILRMYGGIFESPVKIDEFYIAKKLGTTSWFVIDTLEKLAQKELIAYTKATNNSELFFLHPREDDKTINRISVNIKQYIKQKKQKNRDLLQFIESNSICRSVQLLSYFGEHSSQSCGICDVCLQNKNKVNVNQKDILSNLQKGKTYTVTEICSLLNEKEANILILLRELLSEEKIHTKNNKYFLK, from the coding sequence ATGTATGATAAATCGTTACAAATATTAAAACATTATTGGGGCTATACTTCTTTTAGAAAACCTCAACAAGAAATAATTACTGAGGTTTTAGCAGGAAACAATGTTGTTGCTTTACTTCCTACAGGAGGTGGAAAGTCTATTTGTTTTCAAGTACCTGCATTGGTTAAAGAAGGAATTTGTATAGTAATTTCTCCCTTAGTTGCCTTAATGCAAGATCAAGTTGCTAATCTTATTGATAAAGGCATAAAAGCTACTTTAATACCTTCTGGAAGCACACAAGACGATATTATTACACTTTTTGATAATATTCGGTTTGGAAATACTAAGTTTTTATACATTTCACCTGAACGATTACAGTCTCGTTTTATTCAAGAAAAAATAAAGCAATTAGATGTAAATTTAATAGCTATTGATGAAGCACATTGTATTTCTGAATGGGGACACGATTTCCGGCCTTCTTATCAAGAGATTACTATTTTAAAAGAGTTACTACCAACAATCCCTATAATTGCTTTAACAGCTACGGCAGCTCAAAAAGTAATTTCAGATATTATTTCTTCTCTTGAATTAGAAAAACCTACCATTTTCAAAAAATCTTTTTTTAGAGAGAATTTAGCCTATCAAATTTTTAAAACTGAAGACAAGCTTGGTAAACTCAATCAAATTTTTACCAAAACAAAAGCTCCTTCAATTATATATGTAAATACTCGTAGTAAAACGAAAGAAATTAGTAGTTACTTAAATGCTAATGGGTTTAAAAGTTCTTTTTACCATGGAGGTCTTTCTCCTGTAGAAAAAAAGTTAGCTTTTAATAATTGGATGACAGAGAAAACTCCAATTATAGTTGCTACCAATGCTTTTGGTATGGGAATAGATAAACCCAATGTTCGAGTTGTTGTTCATCTTAACTTGCCTTCTTCTATTGAAAATTATATTCAAGAAGCTGGTCGTGGTGGACGTGATGGAGTAAAATCTTTCTCTGTAGTATTAACTAACGATAGTGATATTTCTTTAAGTAGTGAATTACTTGAAAAATCATTACCAACCATTGATGAAATAAAAACTATTCACCAAAAACTATATCAACATTTTCAAATTGCAAAAGGTGAATTGATAGAAACTGCTTACGATTTTAATTTTTTAGGTTTTTGTAATAAGTATAATTTCATCCCTAATAAAACATTCAATGCTCTTCAAATACTTAACAATAATGGAATTATTGAATTAAATCATAGCTTTCAGCAAAAATCAACAGTTCAGTTTTTAGCCTCAAGCAAACAAGTTATATCACATACAAATCAAAACTCCCAAATTAAAAATTTTGTACAGCAAATTTTACGTATGTATGGTGGTATTTTTGAAAGCCCTGTAAAAATTGATGAATTTTACATTGCTAAAAAGCTAGGTACTACTTCTTGGTTTGTAATCGACACTTTAGAAAAGTTAGCTCAAAAGGAATTAATAGCTTACACAAAAGCTACTAATAATTCGGAGCTTTTCTTTTTACATCCAAGAGAAGATGATAAAACCATCAACCGAATTTCTGTAAACATCAAACAATACATTAAACAGAAAAAACAAAAAAATAGAGATTTACTTCAGTTTATAGAAAGTAATTCGATTTGTAGAAGCGTACAACTTCTTTCCTATTTTGGTGAACACAGCTCTCAAAGCTGTGGAATCTGTGATGTTTGTTTACAAAACAAAAATAAAGTTAATGTAAACCAAAAAGATATTCTTTCTAACTTACAAAAAGGAAAAACCTATACAGTTACTGAAATCTGCTCGCTATTAAATGAAAAAGAAGCGAACATTTTAATACTTTTGCGAGAGCTTCTTTCCGAAGAAAAAATACACACAAAAAACAATAAATACTTTTTAAAATAA
- a CDS encoding THUMP domain-containing class I SAM-dependent RNA methyltransferase yields the protein MEKDFKMTAITMAGLEGVLADELRQLGAMEVKEGVRSVTFRGDKGFMYKANIALRTAIRILKPIKRSKIFDEEDLYEAIQRVKWERFLDVDGTFAIGSVVNSKNFTSNSHYISLKSKDAIADYFMHKYKKRPNVDLKYPDVKVHVHIHKEWLTISLDSSGESLHKRGYRSATNIAPINEVLAAGLILLSGYKGEENFIDPMCGSGTILIEAAMIANQIPANINRKHFAFENWKDYDEDLYFVIQDSLLKKIRSSHFKIMGFDKAPSAVRKAKQNIINANLDEFIGVHHVNFFNSKKEVFGKTTILFNPPYGERLNIDVEEFYTKIGDTLKNNYPNSTAWLITSDIQALKFVGLRTSKRIPLKNADLDCRFVKYELYEGSKKAKKNSSFNDEEE from the coding sequence ATGGAAAAAGATTTTAAAATGACTGCCATAACCATGGCAGGTTTAGAAGGTGTTTTAGCAGACGAGTTACGTCAACTAGGAGCAATGGAAGTGAAAGAAGGGGTGAGAAGTGTTACTTTTAGAGGCGATAAAGGTTTTATGTACAAAGCCAATATAGCTTTGCGTACTGCTATTCGTATTTTAAAACCGATTAAGCGTAGTAAAATTTTTGATGAAGAAGATTTATACGAAGCAATTCAACGTGTAAAATGGGAACGTTTTTTGGATGTTGATGGAACGTTTGCGATAGGTTCGGTAGTAAATTCAAAGAACTTTACTTCAAATTCACATTATATTAGCTTAAAATCGAAGGATGCTATTGCAGATTATTTTATGCATAAGTATAAAAAGCGTCCGAACGTAGATTTAAAATACCCAGATGTAAAAGTTCACGTGCACATTCATAAAGAATGGCTAACTATTTCGTTGGATTCTTCAGGTGAATCGTTACACAAACGAGGGTATCGAAGTGCTACGAATATTGCTCCGATTAATGAGGTATTAGCAGCAGGATTAATTTTACTTTCAGGATATAAAGGGGAAGAGAATTTTATCGACCCGATGTGTGGTTCAGGAACTATTTTGATTGAAGCTGCAATGATTGCGAATCAAATTCCTGCAAATATCAACCGTAAGCATTTTGCTTTTGAAAACTGGAAGGATTATGATGAAGATTTATACTTTGTTATTCAAGATTCGTTGTTAAAAAAAATACGAAGTTCTCATTTTAAAATTATGGGATTTGATAAGGCACCATCGGCAGTTAGAAAAGCGAAGCAAAATATTATCAATGCAAATTTGGATGAGTTTATAGGTGTACATCACGTAAACTTCTTCAACTCAAAAAAAGAAGTGTTTGGTAAAACAACTATTTTGTTCAATCCGCCTTATGGAGAGCGTTTAAATATTGATGTAGAAGAGTTTTACACAAAAATAGGGGATACCTTGAAGAATAACTATCCAAATTCAACTGCGTGGTTAATTACGTCGGATATTCAAGCGCTAAAGTTTGTAGGATTGCGAACGTCGAAAAGAATACCGCTTAAAAATGCTGATTTAGATTGTCGTTTTGTAAAATACGAACTGTATGAAGGTAGTAAAAAAGCAAAGAAGAATTCTTCATTTAATGATGAGGAAGAATAA
- a CDS encoding cupin domain-containing protein produces MSKKYTIQKSPFVVPTNDGKLIEEHFGNATDGNSKVSIAHMIAPPGWSEPFQTPEFEEYTYIIKGKKQFNIDGEIIVLEAGQSIKIEKHTRIQYSNPFTEPCEYLAVCLPAFSMGLVHREDS; encoded by the coding sequence ATGAGTAAAAAATATACGATTCAAAAAAGCCCGTTTGTAGTACCAACTAATGATGGAAAGTTAATTGAAGAACATTTTGGAAATGCTACTGATGGAAATTCAAAAGTAAGTATAGCGCACATGATAGCACCTCCTGGTTGGAGTGAGCCTTTTCAAACACCAGAATTTGAAGAATATACTTATATAATTAAGGGAAAAAAACAATTCAATATTGATGGTGAAATTATAGTGTTAGAAGCTGGCCAATCTATCAAAATTGAAAAACACACACGTATTCAGTATTCCAACCCATTTACAGAACCTTGTGAGTATTTAGCAGTTTGTTTACCTGCTTTCTCAATGGGGTTGGTGCATAGAGAAGATAGTTAG
- a CDS encoding AAA family ATPase, translating into MQQKIVLIGGPGTGKSSILREFIRRGYECMPEISREVTLKAQKDGIDQLFLEQPLLFSQLLLEGREQQYLEAHQSDAEIIFFDRGIPDVHAYMNYLGSDYPDIFIEKSNKYLYNKVFMCAPWEAIYKSDNERYETFEQSVKIDTFLKEAYEEVGYNIIDVPFGSVQERCDFILHSLKHDV; encoded by the coding sequence ATGCAACAAAAAATAGTTTTAATAGGTGGTCCTGGTACGGGTAAATCCTCTATTTTAAGAGAATTTATTAGACGTGGATATGAATGTATGCCAGAGATTTCAAGAGAGGTTACACTTAAAGCTCAAAAAGATGGTATTGATCAACTTTTTTTAGAGCAACCTTTATTATTTAGCCAATTACTATTAGAAGGAAGAGAGCAACAGTACTTAGAAGCTCACCAAAGTGATGCTGAGATTATCTTTTTTGATAGAGGGATTCCTGATGTACACGCTTATATGAATTATTTAGGTTCTGACTACCCAGATATATTTATTGAAAAAAGCAATAAATACTTATACAATAAAGTATTTATGTGCGCTCCTTGGGAGGCTATTTATAAATCTGACAACGAACGTTATGAAACCTTCGAGCAATCAGTAAAAATAGATACCTTTTTAAAAGAAGCTTACGAGGAAGTAGGCTATAATATTATTGATGTTCCTTTTGGTTCGGTACAAGAGCGCTGTGATTTTATTTTACATTCGTTAAAACACGATGTATGA